Proteins encoded together in one Drosophila albomicans strain 15112-1751.03 chromosome 2R, ASM965048v2, whole genome shotgun sequence window:
- the LOC117573927 gene encoding diacylglycerol kinase eta isoform X9, giving the protein MANLKPNTLHVDSLSPRNLSSLSSGLSSACSSGSVSPVPIIPIIAISRDGDETESESEIETEPARIFHRRMSTKRNSNLASIIKEGFLLKHTWSFQRWRRRYFRLKRNHLYYAKDAKCDVFDEIDLSELCYFECSIKNVNHSFQIITPTRSLVLCADSRREMEDWLGSLKMATAPQRPRGDSFLIDQHDILSNHHHWYATSHARPTYCNVCRDALSGVTSHGLSCEVCKCKVHKRCAAKAIANCKWTTLATVGKDIIEQPDGSIIMPHQWMEGNLPVSAMCAVCKKTCGSVLRLQDWRCLWCRDTVHVACRPQMAIACPIGPAKLSVVPPTSVHSISTDDAWDVVSPKGNFSPLLVFVNSKSGDNQGVKFLRRFKQLLNPAQVFDLISTGPSLGLRLFRHFEIFRILVCSGDGSVGWVLSEIDRFNMHKQCQVAVMPLGTGNDLARVLGWGSSCDDDTHLPQILERYESASTKMLDRWSIMVFEKAISVPKTPKMSITTEQEALLTGMVTSANHHLRFIVETNDTQTLISSTRTLCDTVEDLVARICEHHKDDEQLTIKCDILRQKLNMLLDALQEEEMGAHSGDDLIATIRSLIVRGAASSAAAARPSYLNPNMPIEKNEKDHINSKERRNSRSLRSSEKEALQSRANSVKRAIYNVVEHSEPGRPKRYQRKLSITPFEALKIPANNSGESTPCSSPLPIIPPINIISPTMETSRLTCISPLPDTRRDSVDENFFNSINLPAPRQFADSRRSSGVPEVIQEMEEGANGETIYRIGRLSLSGGANIDDAGNRLSPSSDGGDNTPTERKVDFLRVPIITGEPIVDPLSDYRPIEVFERTYYMTRELDKDKDKERKADGDGSDASSIINCDKEDANENEKGETLQPQRALVHTCNLQVPGIVVTPNSQNVYTSASLTIIDTDAQTNTNTEQSSSEELGGEASDVLSAISNEECSVASEIFDKPENGHTLGDIIQNLDASNFTHIDSPETSDETEAMPGESLMDDISSVLGHDITNALADNTITDDTTTLCSEHIGPPKPPRKKSMSALTQSKSHPLRRNSSPPRIARLARMDSDDNPQQFGFENIVFEIDNRCDDQKMREPPRFCSLAQFVEGNDIARQSFKQLTLDSNRNNDSTNNEDVVTPTNSIISKAYPNMTMTTTSDELDELSMQTAIKIEIQDAEASSTTTATSTKPLESAMASSTSPTKKSGHGQDVKRITFDESCKKESFDDVNPNYPQISVVVRPPTPLRGDSVKPTTSSSSILTTPSGLLGVRSLNSSEIRRHSSHAPSLSVREYDKDKDRRHSGFNPNFLTLDPEHARFLSSSPAASRRISCGSLFKKKNQKNYTKRAYGLFSVRFFVVAEPDIRLATLALIRPLIPLPNEALPNLQTLKGSKSSLFMGSTLFGFEHFNAGDKEEKLSKDKEKTPTEETSRKLPIINPLVRLPNWPNLTNGTGFISKCLLANADTLCAAVSPLMDPDETLLAGYHEKCVMNNYFGIGIDAKISLDFHNKREEHPEKCRSRARNYMWYGVLGSKQLLQKTCKNLEQRVQLECDGQRIPLPELQGIVILNIPSFMGGTNFWGSSTKKDDIFLTPSFDDRVLEVVAVFGSVQMAASRLINLQHHRIAQCQSVQINILGDEEIPIQVDGEAWLQPPGMIRILHKNRVQMLCRNRSLEVSLKSWQEKQRQHSISIQRDASSTASEHAASTDEVISERECYVLLNFIEAVSSLVKWVKFLIISHPALQHDLYEVACRASEALESIHPQGKLLEGPSLRTKLVEVIDSSRQLYDDACTLLRDRGHSLILREDLETKLSAALANMEMELKKCSVQKCIDGKLRAYFNVLAPNEESDGRRKSRAFWGRLRSGSTAGQQQFKPPLTNTREAANNWSVNEVVTWLETMQLSEYVDSFLKNDIRGKELLTLGRRDLKDLGVVKVGHVKRILQAIKDLSEN; this is encoded by the exons aTTATCACACCTACCCGCTCTTTGGTGCTCTGCGCCGACTCCAGACGCGAAATGGAGGATTGGCTAGGCTCTTTGAAGATGGCAACAGCTCCGCAGCGTCCTCGAGGCGATAGCTTTCTGATTGACCAGCATGACATTCTCTCCAACCACCACCATTGGTATGCCACCTCGCACGCGCGTCCCACCTACTGTAATGTGTGCCGCGATGCATTGTCCGGGGTCACCTCGCATGGACTCAGCTGCGAGGTGTGTAAGTGCAAGGTGCACAAGCGTTGTGCGGCTAAAGCGATTGCTAACTGCAAGTGGACAACGCTGGCCACCGTGGGCAAAGATATTATCGAGCAACCCGACGGCAGCATCATAATGCCGCATCAATGGATGGAGGGCAATCTGCCTGTGTCAGCGATGTGTGCTGTGTGCAAAAAGACCTGTGGATCAGTGCTGCGCCTGCAGGATTGGCGTTGTCTCTGGTGCAGGGATACGGTGCATGTGGCATGTCGACCCCAGATGGCCATTGCCTGCCCCATTGGACCTGCTAAGCTGTCCGTGGTACCGCCCACTAGCGTGCATTCAATCAGCACCGATGATGCCTGGGATGTGGTCAGCCCGAAAGGAAATTTCTCGCCTCTGCTCGTATTTGTGAACTCCAAGTCGGGTGATAATCAAGGCGTCAAATTCTTGCGTCGCTTCAAACAGCTGTTGAATCCAGCGCAAGTCTTTGATCTAATCTCAACGGGTCCCAGTCTGGGCTTGCGTCTCTTTCGacactttgaaatatttcgcATACTCGTCTGCTCTGGCGATGGATCCGTTGGTTGGGTGCTCAGCGAAATCGATCGTTTCAACATGCAT AAACAATGCCAAGTGGCTGTTATGCCATTGGGAACTGGCAATGATCTGGCCAGAGTTTTGGGCTGGGGCTCCAGTTGCGACGACGACACGCACTTGCCGCAAATTCTCGAGCGCTATGAATCGGCCAGCACTAAAATGCTGGATCGCTGGAGCATAATGGTCTTTGAAAAGGCCATCAGTGTGCCGAAGACTCCAAAGATGTCCATTACAACAGAGCAGGAAGCGCTGCTTACGGGCATGGTAACATCGGCCAATCATCATCTGCGCTTCATTGTGGAAACGAACGATACCCAAACACTCATCTCCTCCACGCGCACGTTGTGTGACACCGTCGAAGATCTCGTGGCACGCATCTGTGAGCACCATAAGGATGATGAGCAACTGACCATCAAATGTGACATTCTTAGGCAGAAGCTGAATATGCTGCTGGATGCTCTGCAGGAGGAGGAAATGGGCGCCCACAGTGGCGACGATTTGATAGCTACCATACGCAGTCTTATTGTGCGAGGAGCTGCCTCTTCAGCCGCAGCAGCTCGACCATCGTATCT GAATCCGAACATGCCTATTGAGAAGAACGAAAAGGATCACATCAATTCAAAGGAGCGACGCAATAGCCGTTCACTGCGATCCAGCGAGAAGGAAGCTCTGCAGTCCCGTGCCAATAGCGTCAAGCGAGCCATATACAATGTGGTCGAGCACTCGGAGCCAGGTCGCCCAAAACGCTATCAACGCAAGCTGTCGATTACCCCATTTGAGGCACTgaagatacccgctaacaaCTCTGGAGAATCGACGCCATGCAGTTCGCCGTTGCCCATAATACCACCCATCAACATAATCTCACCGACAATGGAGACTTCGCGTCTAACCTGCATCTCACCGCTGCCGGACACCCGCCGTGATTCTGTGGACGAGAACTTTTTCAACAGTATCAATTTGCCAGCGCCGCGTCAGTTTGCCGACAGTCGTCGCAGCTCAGGCGTGCCTGAGGTCATACAGGAGATGGAGGAGGGTGCCAACGGCGAGACAATCTATCGCATAGGACGACTATCGCTCAGTGGCGGCGCCAACATTGATGATGCCGGCAATCGTCTGTCGCCCAGCAGCGATGGCGGGGATAATACACCCACCGAGCGCAAGGTGGATTTTCTGCGGGTGCCCATCATAACTGGTGAACCGATTGTTGATCCGCTCTCCGACTACAGACCCATTGAGGTATTCGAACGCACCTACTATATGACACGTGAACTGGACAAGGACAAGGATAAGGAGCGCAAAGCAGATGGCGATGGCAGCGATGCAAGCAGCATAATCAACTGCGACAAAGAGGATGCAAATGAGAACGAAAAGGGCGAAACACTGCAGCCGCAACGAGCTCTGGTACACACATGTAACCTGCAGGTACCCGGCATTGTCGTAACCCCCAACTCCCAAAATGTTTATACAAGCGCAAGCCTCACAATCATTGATACCGATGCCCAGACGAACACGAACACT GAACAATCATCATCAGAGGAACTTGGTGGCGAGGCGAGCGATGTGCTGTCAGCCATCAGCAATGAGGAGTGCAGCGTTGCCTCGGAGATATTTGATAAACCCGAGAATGGTCACACACTTGGCGATATTATACAG AATCTCGATGCGAGCAACTTTACGCACATTGATTCGCCCGAAACGAGCGATGAGACCGAAGCCATGCCCGGCGAGAGTCTGATGGATGACATCAGCTCAGTCCTGGGCCATGACATAACCAATGCGTTGGCGGATAATACGATAACGGATGACACAACCACACTCTGCTCCGAGCATATTGGTCCACCAAAGCCGCCGCGCAAAAAGTCGATGAGCGCCTTAACGCAATCGAAATCGCATCCTTTAAGACGTAACTCATCGCCACCGCGAATTGCGCGATTGGCGCGCATGGACAGCGATGATAATCCTCAGCAGTTTGGCTTTGAGAACATTGTGTTTGAGATCGACAATCGCTGCGATGATCAGAAGATGCGTGAGCCACCACGTTTCTGCAGTCTGGCGCAGTTCGTGGAAGGTAACGATATAGCGCGACAGAGTTTCAAG CAGCTAACGCTCGatagcaacagaaacaacgaCAGCACCAACAACGAAGATGTGGTCACGCCCACAAATTCAATCATATCAAAGGCGTATCCGAACATGACAATGACTACGACTAGCGATGAACTGGATGAACTGTCAATGCAAACAGcgattaaaattgaaatacaagATGCTGAGGCatcgtcaacaacaacagcgacatcAACGAAACCACTTGAATCGGCAATGGCATCATCGACGTCGCCCACGAAGAAATCTGGTCATGGACAAGATGTAAAGCGCATTACTTTTGATGAGTCGTGTAAGAAAGAATCCTTTGATGATGTAAATCCCAACTATCCACAGATAAGTGTTGTTGTAAGACCACCAACACCATTGCGCGGTGACTCCGTCAAACCCAcaacgtcgtcgtcatccATCCTGACGACGCCGTCGGGTCTGCTCGGCGTGCGATCATTGAACTCCTCGGAGATCCGACGACACTCGAGTCATGCGCCCAGCTTATCTGTCCGCGAATATGACAAGGATAAAGATCGTCGCCATTCCGGTTTCAATCCAAATTTCTTAACATTGGATCCGGAGCATGCGCGCTTCCTCAGCAGTTCACCAGCGGCTAGTCGTAGAATTAGCTGTGGCAGTCTCTTCAAG aagaaaaaccaaaaaaattacACTAAACGCGCTTATGGACTGTTCAGTGTGCGTTTCTTTGTGGTTGCCGAACCAGACATTCGCCTGGCGACATTGGCGCTTATTAGGCCGTTGATACCGCTG CCGAACGAAGCATTACCAAATCTGCAGACGCTCAAGGGCTCCAAGTCGAGTCTATTCATGGGCTCCACTCTCTTTGGTTTCGAGCACTTTAATGCTGGCGATAAGGAGGAAAAGCTCAGCAAGGATAAGGAGAAGACGCCGACGGAAGAAACCAGCCGCAAGCTGCCCATTATCAACCCTCTAGTGCGCTTGCCCAATTGGCCAA ATCTGACGAATGGCACTGGCTTCATCTCTAAATGTCTGCTGGCCAATGCAGACACTTTGTGTGCAGCAGTTAGCCCGCTTATGGATCCTGATGAAACCCTACTGGCCGGATACCATGAGAAATGTGTTATGAATAACTAtttcggcatcggcatcgatGCCAAGATCTCACTGGACTTTCACAACAAACGCGAAGAGCATCCAGAAAAGTGTCGCTCAAGAGCTCGCAACTACATGTGGTATGGAGTGCTCGGTTCAAAACAATTGCTGCAGAAGACCTGCAAAAACTTGGAGCAACGAGTGCAGTTGGAATGTGATGGCCAACGAATACCATTACCCGAGCTTCAGGGTATTGTTATACTAAACATACCCAGTTTTATGGGCGGCACAAACTTTTGGGGCAGCAGCACCAAGAAGGACGACATCTTCTTGACGCCCAGCTTCGATGATCGTGTGCTCGAAGTGGTCGCAGTGTTTGGATCAGTGCAAATGGCAGCCTCGCGTTTAATCAATCTTCAACACCATCGTATTGCCCAGTGTCAGAGTGTACAGATTAATATTTTGGGCGACGAGGAAATACCCATTCAGGTCGATGGCGAGGCTTGGTTGCAGCCGCCAGGCATGATTCGCATCCTCCACAAAAATCGCGTCCAGATGCTGTGCCGCAATCGCAGCCTGGAGGTCTCATTAAAGAGCTGGCAGGagaagcagcgacagcatAGCATCTCCATACAGCGTGATGCCTCTTCGACAGCCTCCGAACATGCCGCCTCCACGGATGAGGTCATTTCGGAACGTGAATGCTACGTGCTGTTGAACTTTATTGAGGCTGTCAGTTCATTGGTGAAATGGGTCAAGTTCTTGATCATATCGCATCCGGCACTTCAGCATGATTTATATGAGGTAGCCTGCCGGGCCAGTGAAGCATTGGAATCAATACATCCGCAGGGCAAACTTCTCGAGGGTCCTTCGTTGCGCACCAAATTGGTTGAGGTAATCGACTCGTCACGCCAATTGTATGATGATGCGTGCACTTTGCTGCGTGATCGTGGCCACAGTCTCATACTACGCGAGGATCTGGAGACGAAGCTGAGCGCAGCTTTGGCCAATATGGAAATGGAATTGAAGAAGTGCTCGGTGCAAAAATGCATCGATGGCAAGTTGCGAGCCTACTTCAACGTGCTGGCACCCAATGAGGAG TCGGATGGTCGCCGTAAGTCACGTGCATTCTGGGGTCGTCTACGCTCTGGATCGACAGCTGGCCAACAGCAGTTCAAGCCGCCACTCACGAATACCCGAGAAGCTGCCAATAACTGGAGCGTCAATGAGGTGGTCACCTGGCTGGAGACCATGCAGCTATCGGAATACGTTGATAGTTTCCTTAAGAATGATATACGCGGCAAGGAGCTGCTCACCTTGGGTCGACGTGATCTCAAGGACTTGGGCGTTGTTAAAGTGGGTCATGTGAAGCGCATATTGCAAGCTATTAAAGATCTCAGCGAGAATTAA
- the LOC117573927 gene encoding diacylglycerol kinase eta isoform X3: protein MANLKPNTLHVDSLSPRNLSSLSSGLSSACSSGSVSPVPIIPIIAISRDGDETESESEIETEPARIFHRRMSTKRNSNLASIIKEGFLLKHTWSFQRWRRRYFRLKRNHLYYAKDAKCDVFDEIDLSELCYFECSIKNVNHSFQIITPTRSLVLCADSRREMEDWLGSLKMATAPQRPRGDSFLIDQHDILSNHHHWYATSHARPTYCNVCRDALSGVTSHGLSCEVCKCKVHKRCAAKAIANCKWTTLATVGKDIIEQPDGSIIMPHQWMEGNLPVSAMCAVCKKTCGSVLRLQDWRCLWCRDTVHVACRPQMAIACPIGPAKLSVVPPTSVHSISTDDAWDVVSPKGNFSPLLVFVNSKSGDNQGVKFLRRFKQLLNPAQVFDLISTGPSLGLRLFRHFEIFRILVCSGDGSVGWVLSEIDRFNMHKQCQVAVMPLGTGNDLARVLGWGSSCDDDTHLPQILERYESASTKMLDRWSIMVFEKAISVPKTPKMSITTEQEALLTGMVTSANHHLRFIVETNDTQTLISSTRTLCDTVEDLVARICEHHKDDEQLTIKCDILRQKLNMLLDALQEEEMGAHSGDDLIATIRSLIVRGAASSAAAARPSYLNPNMPIEKNEKDHINSKERRNSRSLRSSEKEALQSRANSVKRAIYNVVEHSEPGRPKRYQRKLSITPFEALKIPANNSGESTPCSSPLPIIPPINIISPTMETSRLTCISPLPDTRRDSVDENFFNSINLPAPRQFADSRRSSGVPEVIQEMEEGANGETIYRIGRLSLSGGANIDDAGNRLSPSSDGGDNTPTERKVDFLRVPIITGEPIVDPLSDYRPIEVFERTYYMTRELDKDKDKERKADGDGSDASSIINCDKEDANENEKGETLQPQRALVHTCNLQVPGIVVTPNSQNVYTSASLTIIDTDAQTNTNTEQSSSEELGGEASDVLSAISNEECSVASEIFDKPENGHTLGDIIQNLDASNFTHIDSPETSDETEAMPGESLMDDISSVLGHDITNALADNTITDDTTTLCSEHIGPPKPPRKKSMSALTQSKSHPLRRNSSPPRIARLARMDSDDNPQQFGFENIVFEIDNRCDDQKMREPPRFCSLAQFVEGNDIARQSFKLTLDSNRNNDSTNNEDVVTPTNSIISKAYPNMTMTTTSDELDELSMQTAIKIEIQDAEASSTTTATSTKPLESAMASSTSPTKKSGHGQDVKRITFDESCKKESFDDVNPNYPQISVVVRPPTPLRGDSVKPTTSSSSILTTPSGLLGVRSLNSSEIRRHSSHAPSLSVREYDKDKDRRHSGFNPNFLTLDPEHARFLSSSPAASRRISCGSLFKPNEALPNLQTLKGSKSSLFMGSTLFGFEHFNAGDKEEKLSKDKEKTPTEETSRKLPIINPLVRLPNWPNLTNGTGFISKCLLANADTLCAAVSPLMDPDETLLAGYHEKCVMNNYFGIGIDAKISLDFHNKREEHPEKCRSRARNYMWYGVLGSKQLLQKTCKNLEQRVQLECDGQRIPLPELQGIVILNIPSFMGGTNFWGSSTKKDDIFLTPSFDDRVLEVVAVFGSVQMAASRLINLQHHRIAQCQSVQINILGDEEIPIQVDGEAWLQPPGMIRILHKNRVQMLCRNRSLEVSLKSWQEKQRQHSISIQRDASSTASEHAASTDEVISERECYVLLNFIEAVSSLVKWVKFLIISHPALQHDLYEVACRASEALESIHPQGKLLEGPSLRTKLVEVIDSSRQLYDDACTLLRDRGHSLILREDLETKLSAALANMEMELKKCSVQKCIDGKLRAYFNVLAPNEESDGRRKSRAFWGRLRSGSTAGQQQFKPPLTNTREAANNWSVNEVVTWLETMQLSEYVDSFLKNDIRGKELLTLGRRDLKDLGVVKVGHVKRILQAIKDLSEN, encoded by the exons aTTATCACACCTACCCGCTCTTTGGTGCTCTGCGCCGACTCCAGACGCGAAATGGAGGATTGGCTAGGCTCTTTGAAGATGGCAACAGCTCCGCAGCGTCCTCGAGGCGATAGCTTTCTGATTGACCAGCATGACATTCTCTCCAACCACCACCATTGGTATGCCACCTCGCACGCGCGTCCCACCTACTGTAATGTGTGCCGCGATGCATTGTCCGGGGTCACCTCGCATGGACTCAGCTGCGAGGTGTGTAAGTGCAAGGTGCACAAGCGTTGTGCGGCTAAAGCGATTGCTAACTGCAAGTGGACAACGCTGGCCACCGTGGGCAAAGATATTATCGAGCAACCCGACGGCAGCATCATAATGCCGCATCAATGGATGGAGGGCAATCTGCCTGTGTCAGCGATGTGTGCTGTGTGCAAAAAGACCTGTGGATCAGTGCTGCGCCTGCAGGATTGGCGTTGTCTCTGGTGCAGGGATACGGTGCATGTGGCATGTCGACCCCAGATGGCCATTGCCTGCCCCATTGGACCTGCTAAGCTGTCCGTGGTACCGCCCACTAGCGTGCATTCAATCAGCACCGATGATGCCTGGGATGTGGTCAGCCCGAAAGGAAATTTCTCGCCTCTGCTCGTATTTGTGAACTCCAAGTCGGGTGATAATCAAGGCGTCAAATTCTTGCGTCGCTTCAAACAGCTGTTGAATCCAGCGCAAGTCTTTGATCTAATCTCAACGGGTCCCAGTCTGGGCTTGCGTCTCTTTCGacactttgaaatatttcgcATACTCGTCTGCTCTGGCGATGGATCCGTTGGTTGGGTGCTCAGCGAAATCGATCGTTTCAACATGCAT AAACAATGCCAAGTGGCTGTTATGCCATTGGGAACTGGCAATGATCTGGCCAGAGTTTTGGGCTGGGGCTCCAGTTGCGACGACGACACGCACTTGCCGCAAATTCTCGAGCGCTATGAATCGGCCAGCACTAAAATGCTGGATCGCTGGAGCATAATGGTCTTTGAAAAGGCCATCAGTGTGCCGAAGACTCCAAAGATGTCCATTACAACAGAGCAGGAAGCGCTGCTTACGGGCATGGTAACATCGGCCAATCATCATCTGCGCTTCATTGTGGAAACGAACGATACCCAAACACTCATCTCCTCCACGCGCACGTTGTGTGACACCGTCGAAGATCTCGTGGCACGCATCTGTGAGCACCATAAGGATGATGAGCAACTGACCATCAAATGTGACATTCTTAGGCAGAAGCTGAATATGCTGCTGGATGCTCTGCAGGAGGAGGAAATGGGCGCCCACAGTGGCGACGATTTGATAGCTACCATACGCAGTCTTATTGTGCGAGGAGCTGCCTCTTCAGCCGCAGCAGCTCGACCATCGTATCT GAATCCGAACATGCCTATTGAGAAGAACGAAAAGGATCACATCAATTCAAAGGAGCGACGCAATAGCCGTTCACTGCGATCCAGCGAGAAGGAAGCTCTGCAGTCCCGTGCCAATAGCGTCAAGCGAGCCATATACAATGTGGTCGAGCACTCGGAGCCAGGTCGCCCAAAACGCTATCAACGCAAGCTGTCGATTACCCCATTTGAGGCACTgaagatacccgctaacaaCTCTGGAGAATCGACGCCATGCAGTTCGCCGTTGCCCATAATACCACCCATCAACATAATCTCACCGACAATGGAGACTTCGCGTCTAACCTGCATCTCACCGCTGCCGGACACCCGCCGTGATTCTGTGGACGAGAACTTTTTCAACAGTATCAATTTGCCAGCGCCGCGTCAGTTTGCCGACAGTCGTCGCAGCTCAGGCGTGCCTGAGGTCATACAGGAGATGGAGGAGGGTGCCAACGGCGAGACAATCTATCGCATAGGACGACTATCGCTCAGTGGCGGCGCCAACATTGATGATGCCGGCAATCGTCTGTCGCCCAGCAGCGATGGCGGGGATAATACACCCACCGAGCGCAAGGTGGATTTTCTGCGGGTGCCCATCATAACTGGTGAACCGATTGTTGATCCGCTCTCCGACTACAGACCCATTGAGGTATTCGAACGCACCTACTATATGACACGTGAACTGGACAAGGACAAGGATAAGGAGCGCAAAGCAGATGGCGATGGCAGCGATGCAAGCAGCATAATCAACTGCGACAAAGAGGATGCAAATGAGAACGAAAAGGGCGAAACACTGCAGCCGCAACGAGCTCTGGTACACACATGTAACCTGCAGGTACCCGGCATTGTCGTAACCCCCAACTCCCAAAATGTTTATACAAGCGCAAGCCTCACAATCATTGATACCGATGCCCAGACGAACACGAACACT GAACAATCATCATCAGAGGAACTTGGTGGCGAGGCGAGCGATGTGCTGTCAGCCATCAGCAATGAGGAGTGCAGCGTTGCCTCGGAGATATTTGATAAACCCGAGAATGGTCACACACTTGGCGATATTATACAG AATCTCGATGCGAGCAACTTTACGCACATTGATTCGCCCGAAACGAGCGATGAGACCGAAGCCATGCCCGGCGAGAGTCTGATGGATGACATCAGCTCAGTCCTGGGCCATGACATAACCAATGCGTTGGCGGATAATACGATAACGGATGACACAACCACACTCTGCTCCGAGCATATTGGTCCACCAAAGCCGCCGCGCAAAAAGTCGATGAGCGCCTTAACGCAATCGAAATCGCATCCTTTAAGACGTAACTCATCGCCACCGCGAATTGCGCGATTGGCGCGCATGGACAGCGATGATAATCCTCAGCAGTTTGGCTTTGAGAACATTGTGTTTGAGATCGACAATCGCTGCGATGATCAGAAGATGCGTGAGCCACCACGTTTCTGCAGTCTGGCGCAGTTCGTGGAAGGTAACGATATAGCGCGACAGAGTTTCAAG CTAACGCTCGatagcaacagaaacaacgaCAGCACCAACAACGAAGATGTGGTCACGCCCACAAATTCAATCATATCAAAGGCGTATCCGAACATGACAATGACTACGACTAGCGATGAACTGGATGAACTGTCAATGCAAACAGcgattaaaattgaaatacaagATGCTGAGGCatcgtcaacaacaacagcgacatcAACGAAACCACTTGAATCGGCAATGGCATCATCGACGTCGCCCACGAAGAAATCTGGTCATGGACAAGATGTAAAGCGCATTACTTTTGATGAGTCGTGTAAGAAAGAATCCTTTGATGATGTAAATCCCAACTATCCACAGATAAGTGTTGTTGTAAGACCACCAACACCATTGCGCGGTGACTCCGTCAAACCCAcaacgtcgtcgtcatccATCCTGACGACGCCGTCGGGTCTGCTCGGCGTGCGATCATTGAACTCCTCGGAGATCCGACGACACTCGAGTCATGCGCCCAGCTTATCTGTCCGCGAATATGACAAGGATAAAGATCGTCGCCATTCCGGTTTCAATCCAAATTTCTTAACATTGGATCCGGAGCATGCGCGCTTCCTCAGCAGTTCACCAGCGGCTAGTCGTAGAATTAGCTGTGGCAGTCTCTTCAAG CCGAACGAAGCATTACCAAATCTGCAGACGCTCAAGGGCTCCAAGTCGAGTCTATTCATGGGCTCCACTCTCTTTGGTTTCGAGCACTTTAATGCTGGCGATAAGGAGGAAAAGCTCAGCAAGGATAAGGAGAAGACGCCGACGGAAGAAACCAGCCGCAAGCTGCCCATTATCAACCCTCTAGTGCGCTTGCCCAATTGGCCAA ATCTGACGAATGGCACTGGCTTCATCTCTAAATGTCTGCTGGCCAATGCAGACACTTTGTGTGCAGCAGTTAGCCCGCTTATGGATCCTGATGAAACCCTACTGGCCGGATACCATGAGAAATGTGTTATGAATAACTAtttcggcatcggcatcgatGCCAAGATCTCACTGGACTTTCACAACAAACGCGAAGAGCATCCAGAAAAGTGTCGCTCAAGAGCTCGCAACTACATGTGGTATGGAGTGCTCGGTTCAAAACAATTGCTGCAGAAGACCTGCAAAAACTTGGAGCAACGAGTGCAGTTGGAATGTGATGGCCAACGAATACCATTACCCGAGCTTCAGGGTATTGTTATACTAAACATACCCAGTTTTATGGGCGGCACAAACTTTTGGGGCAGCAGCACCAAGAAGGACGACATCTTCTTGACGCCCAGCTTCGATGATCGTGTGCTCGAAGTGGTCGCAGTGTTTGGATCAGTGCAAATGGCAGCCTCGCGTTTAATCAATCTTCAACACCATCGTATTGCCCAGTGTCAGAGTGTACAGATTAATATTTTGGGCGACGAGGAAATACCCATTCAGGTCGATGGCGAGGCTTGGTTGCAGCCGCCAGGCATGATTCGCATCCTCCACAAAAATCGCGTCCAGATGCTGTGCCGCAATCGCAGCCTGGAGGTCTCATTAAAGAGCTGGCAGGagaagcagcgacagcatAGCATCTCCATACAGCGTGATGCCTCTTCGACAGCCTCCGAACATGCCGCCTCCACGGATGAGGTCATTTCGGAACGTGAATGCTACGTGCTGTTGAACTTTATTGAGGCTGTCAGTTCATTGGTGAAATGGGTCAAGTTCTTGATCATATCGCATCCGGCACTTCAGCATGATTTATATGAGGTAGCCTGCCGGGCCAGTGAAGCATTGGAATCAATACATCCGCAGGGCAAACTTCTCGAGGGTCCTTCGTTGCGCACCAAATTGGTTGAGGTAATCGACTCGTCACGCCAATTGTATGATGATGCGTGCACTTTGCTGCGTGATCGTGGCCACAGTCTCATACTACGCGAGGATCTGGAGACGAAGCTGAGCGCAGCTTTGGCCAATATGGAAATGGAATTGAAGAAGTGCTCGGTGCAAAAATGCATCGATGGCAAGTTGCGAGCCTACTTCAACGTGCTGGCACCCAATGAGGAG TCGGATGGTCGCCGTAAGTCACGTGCATTCTGGGGTCGTCTACGCTCTGGATCGACAGCTGGCCAACAGCAGTTCAAGCCGCCACTCACGAATACCCGAGAAGCTGCCAATAACTGGAGCGTCAATGAGGTGGTCACCTGGCTGGAGACCATGCAGCTATCGGAATACGTTGATAGTTTCCTTAAGAATGATATACGCGGCAAGGAGCTGCTCACCTTGGGTCGACGTGATCTCAAGGACTTGGGCGTTGTTAAAGTGGGTCATGTGAAGCGCATATTGCAAGCTATTAAAGATCTCAGCGAGAATTAA